The proteins below are encoded in one region of Thermococcus sp. 21S7:
- a CDS encoding MFS transporter, whose protein sequence is MDLVRKYKLFYALMNVGFVGNILVIYYLTKGFNYAQIGTAMAIATIGTFLFEVPTGVVGDKISRKTSVLTGLALYPIGTIILIFLKNFPMLIAYSIITPLAVAFISGSLQAWLYDNLKHLGREKEYRQLMKDIKTITLPLSALTVAIGGILAQLYGFTLPLILTLILEIATLIVAYTIPEYEFQKPERSYLSHTLQSFREIRRPELLWLIILSITVVMATNQFRQFFEPYLGDILAKILKTTLVGTLGILAVIEAVVKVLPKLIGIRLRDKWSVKAYSLAPVIVPVMTALSVVYQNPLWIIALGILVTIIHTAFGFNLGIELQHRIPSEKRATIMSIYSMVSALAMGVFYFIYGFVVDWLGLAEARLLFALILLGAGVSLKAGELLGPLRDVLKLKHMEAMIK, encoded by the coding sequence GTGGACCTGGTTAGGAAATACAAGCTCTTTTATGCTCTCATGAACGTTGGATTCGTAGGAAACATTCTCGTCATCTACTACCTAACCAAAGGCTTCAACTACGCCCAAATAGGCACAGCAATGGCCATAGCAACCATCGGAACATTCCTCTTCGAAGTCCCAACCGGAGTCGTAGGAGACAAAATAAGCAGAAAAACCAGCGTCCTCACAGGCCTCGCCCTCTACCCAATCGGCACGATAATACTCATATTCCTCAAAAACTTCCCAATGCTCATCGCCTACTCAATAATAACACCCCTCGCAGTCGCATTCATCAGCGGAAGCCTCCAAGCATGGCTATACGACAACCTCAAACACCTCGGCAGAGAAAAAGAATATAGACAACTCATGAAAGACATCAAAACCATAACCCTACCCCTCTCCGCCCTCACAGTAGCCATCGGCGGAATCCTCGCCCAACTCTACGGCTTCACCCTACCCTTAATCCTAACCCTAATCCTCGAAATAGCCACGCTCATAGTCGCCTACACAATCCCAGAATACGAATTCCAGAAACCCGAACGCTCCTATCTAAGCCACACCCTCCAGTCCTTCCGAGAAATCCGCCGGCCAGAACTCCTCTGGCTCATAATCCTCTCCATAACCGTCGTCATGGCCACCAACCAATTCCGCCAATTCTTCGAACCCTACTTAGGCGACATACTCGCCAAAATCCTCAAAACTACGCTCGTAGGAACGCTCGGCATTCTCGCAGTCATAGAGGCCGTTGTCAAAGTCCTGCCCAAACTCATCGGAATCCGGCTCAGGGACAAATGGAGCGTCAAAGCCTACTCCCTCGCCCCAGTAATCGTCCCAGTAATGACAGCCCTCTCGGTAGTTTACCAGAACCCGCTCTGGATAATCGCCTTGGGAATCCTCGTTACGATAATACACACGGCCTTCGGCTTCAACCTTGGAATAGAACTCCAGCACAGGATTCCGAGCGAAAAGAGAGCCACAATAATGTCAATCTACTCAATGGTCTCCGCCTTGGCAATGGGTGTCTTCTACTTCATCTACGGTTTCGTCGTGGACTGGCTGGGACTGGCAGAGGCGAGGCTACTCTTCGCCCTAATCCTTCTCGGTGCGGGAGTCTCATTGAAGGCTGGAGAACTCTTAGGCCCGCTCAGAGACGTTCTAAAGCTCAAACACATGGAAGCTATGATCAAATAA
- a CDS encoding type IV toxin-antitoxin system AbiEi family antitoxin, producing the protein MNTTEVLRRLSELGDVFTKKEAQEKLGITTRQLNYYLNMLLREGFLRRIAKGIYTLSLEPGRASSPHEFLLGQLLVPNGAVAYWSALNYYGLTEQIPRTVFIQTPVKRGYQKLIVLDGKRFKVVVVSPEKFFGIGTIRLGRREVRITDPEKTIVDCLDKPKYCGGIIEVVKALKNARLDYEKLLEYAERMKSKAILKRLGFLSEKLGLGIEKEIRLSENDKKSFALLDPSMPQEGRFNYRWGLRINVPEDYWEEVE; encoded by the coding sequence ATGAATACCACAGAGGTCTTAAGAAGGCTCTCCGAACTGGGGGATGTCTTCACCAAGAAGGAGGCCCAAGAGAAGCTTGGCATAACTACAAGACAGCTAAACTACTACCTTAACATGCTCCTCAGAGAGGGATTTCTTCGGAGAATCGCCAAGGGCATCTATACCCTCTCCCTAGAACCTGGAAGGGCCTCTTCGCCTCACGAGTTCCTTTTGGGCCAGTTGTTGGTGCCTAACGGGGCAGTTGCATACTGGTCCGCCCTCAACTACTACGGATTGACTGAGCAGATTCCAAGAACGGTTTTCATCCAAACTCCAGTAAAGAGAGGCTATCAGAAGCTCATAGTACTCGACGGTAAGAGGTTTAAGGTAGTCGTAGTCAGCCCCGAGAAGTTTTTTGGAATCGGTACTATACGTCTTGGACGCAGGGAGGTTCGGATAACAGATCCAGAAAAGACGATAGTGGACTGCCTGGACAAGCCTAAGTACTGTGGGGGAATAATCGAGGTCGTTAAGGCTCTCAAGAACGCGAGGCTGGATTATGAAAAGTTGCTGGAATATGCTGAACGGATGAAGAGCAAGGCCATCCTGAAGCGTTTGGGATTTTTAAGTGAGAAGCTGGGGCTTGGGATTGAGAAGGAAATCAGACTTTCTGAAAATGATAAGAAGAGCTTTGCACTCCTCGACCCCTCAATGCCTCAGGAAGGCCGCTTTAACTATCGGTGGGGCCTGAGAATCAACGTTCCGGAGGATTATTGGGAGGAGGTAGAATGA